The Arachis duranensis cultivar V14167 chromosome 2, aradu.V14167.gnm2.J7QH, whole genome shotgun sequence genome has a window encoding:
- the LOC107472677 gene encoding 2-alkenal reductase (NADP(+)-dependent) isoform X2 yields MAEVKNKQVVLKDYATGFPKESDMDIVEGTISLKLPEGSNEVLLKNLYLSCDPYMQMLMSKIEGLEGFGTYSPGSPLTGYGVAKVLESGHPDYKKGDLVWGFTKWEEYSLVPSSQILFKIEHTDVPLSYYIGILGIPGMTAYAGFFEVGLPKKGERVFVSAASGAVGQLVGQFAKFTGCYVVGSAGSKDKVDLLKNKLGFDDAFNYKEEPDLNAALKRYFPEGIDIYFENVGGKTLDAVLLNMRVHGRIVVCGMVSQYNLAHPEGVTNLANLIFKRICMQGFGVADYYQLYPKFLEYVMPKIKEGKIVYVEDIVEGLEKAPPALIGLFSGRNVGKQVIVLARE; encoded by the exons ATGGCGGAAGTGAAGAACAAGCAAGTGGTTCTGAAGGATTATGCAACTGGTTTCCCTAAGGAATCTGACATGGACATAGTTGAAGGCACCATCTCACTGAAGCTTCCGGAAGGTTCCAACGAGGTCCTTCTCAAGAACCTCTACCTCTCATGTGATCCGTATATGCAAATGCTCATGAGCAAGATAGAAGGCCTCGAAGGCTTCGGTACATATTCCCCTGGCTCT CCATTAACAGGATATGGTGTGGCTAAAGTCCTGGAATCTGGACACCCGGATTACAAGAAGGGTGATTTGGTGTGGGGGTTTACTAAATGGGAGGAGTACAGTTTGGTCCCGTCATctcaaattcttttcaaaatcgAGCACACCGATGTTCCACTTTCGTACTATATTGGAATTCTTG GTATTCCAGGAATGACTGCCTATGCTGGTTTCTTTGAAGTTGGGCTTCCTAAGAAAGGAGAGAGAGTGTTTGTTTCTGCTGCCTCTGGTGCAGTTGGTCAACTTGTTGGTCAATTTGCTAAATTCACCGGTTGTTATGTCGTTGGAAGTGCTGGAAGTAAAGACAAG GTGgatttattgaagaataaaTTAGGATTTGATGATGCTTTTAACTACAAAGAAGAGCCAGACCTCAATGCTGCATTGAAAAG ATACTTCCCCGAAGGCATTGACATTTACTTTGAGAATGTTGGGGGGAAGACACTTGATGCTGTGCTGCTAAATATGAGAGTCCATGGACGAATAGTCGTATGTGGAATGGTCTCGCAGTACAATCTTGCTCACCCTGAAGGTGTAACAAATCTGGCGAATCTCATATTCAAACGGATTTGTATGCAAGGCTTTGGTGTTGCCGATTACTATCAGTTGTATCCCAAGTTCTTGGAGTACGTCATGCCGAAAATCAAAGAAGGGAAGATTGTGTATGTAGAAGACATAGTCGAGGGCCTTGAAAAGGCTCCTCCGGCTTTGATTGGCCTTTTTAGTGGTCGCAATGTTGGAAAACAAGTGATTGTTCTTGCTCGTGAATGA
- the LOC107472675 gene encoding 2-alkenal reductase (NADP(+)-dependent) has protein sequence MAEVKNKQVVLKDYVTGFLKESDLDLVENTITLKLPEGSNEILLKNLYLSCDPFMRNLMSDIGILEKFLPYAPGSPLFGYGVAKVLESGHPDYKKGDLVWGFTKWEEYSLVPSSRILFKIEHTDVPLSYYTGILGMPGMTAYAGFFEVGLPKKGEKVFVSAASGAVGQLVGQFAKLTGCYVVGSAGSKDKVDLLKNKFGFDDAFNYKEEPDLDAALKRYFPEGIDIYFENVGGKTLDAVLLNMRVHGRIVVCGMISQYNRAQPEGVTNLGNLIMKRIRMQGLAVTDYYPMYHKLVEYVVPKIKEEKIVYVEDIAEGLENGPAALVGLFNGRNVGKQVLVLARE, from the exons ATGGCGGAAGTGAAGAACAAGCAAGTGGTTTTGAAGGATTATGTCACCGGTTTCCTTAAGGAATCAGACTTGGACTTAGTTGAAAACACCATCACTCTCAAGCTTCCAGAAGGTTCCAATGAGATCCTTCTCAAGAATCTCTATTTGTCTTGTGATCCTTTCATGCGAAACCTTATGAGCGACATAGGAATCCTTGAGAAGTTCCTTCCATATGCTCCTGGCTCT CCATTATTTGGATATGGGGTGGCTAAAGTCCTGGAATCCGGACACCCTGATTACAAGAAGGGTGATTTGGTGTGGGGGTTTACTAAATGGGAAGAGTACAGCTTGGTCCCCTCATCTCGAATTCTTTTCAAAATCGAGCACACCGATGTTCCACTTTCATACTATACTGGAATTCTTG GTATGCCAGGAATGACTGCTTATGCCGGTTTCTTTGAAGTTGGGCTTCCtaaaaaaggagagaaagttTTTGTTTCTGCTGCCTCTGGTGCAGTTGGTCAACTTGTTGGCCAGTTTGCGAAATTGACCGGTTGCTATGTCGTTGGAAGTGCTGGAAGTAAAGACAAG GTGGATTTGTTGAAGAATAAATTCGGATTCGATGATGCTTTTAACTACAAGGAAGAGCCTGACCTCGATGCTGCATTGAAAAG ATACTTCCCTGAAGGCATTGACATTTACTTTGAGAATGTTGGAGGGAAGACACTTGATGCTGTGCTGCTAAATATGAGAGTCCATGGCCGAATAGTAGTATGTGGAATGATCTCGCAGTACAATCGTGCTCAACCTGAAGGGGTAACAAATCTGGGAAATCTCATAATGAAGCGGATTCGTATGCAAGGTCTTGCTGTCACCGATTACTATCCGATGTATCACAAGTTGGTGGAGTATGTGGTGCCGAAAATCAAAGAAGAGAAGATTGTATATGTGGAAGACATAGCTGAGGGACTTGAAAACGGCCCTGCTGCTTTGGTTGGCCTTTTTAATGGTCGCAATGTTGGCAAACAAGTTCTTGTTCTTGCCCGTGAATGA